A genomic window from Brevibacillus agri includes:
- a CDS encoding ABC transporter substrate-binding protein: MNATATLVHPNGKELAVLGDNFGRGGEAIYHAIGFKANERVQREVIDSGAQYQAISLELLQEYADADIVFLCSWDQTTEEELKAVVDSGVWRQLPAVRENRVIVLDYKTFFYFDPISVLGQIEALADVIERTTGRNRSSEVRGFWHDGGGGPVLEISLTCLVFMIQ, translated from the coding sequence ATGAATGCGACCGCGACACTTGTTCATCCGAACGGAAAAGAGCTTGCCGTGCTCGGCGACAACTTCGGGCGGGGCGGGGAAGCGATCTACCATGCGATCGGCTTCAAGGCCAATGAGCGGGTGCAGCGTGAAGTGATCGACAGCGGCGCACAGTACCAGGCGATTTCGCTTGAGCTGCTCCAAGAATACGCCGACGCAGACATCGTGTTTCTCTGCTCATGGGACCAAACGACCGAGGAAGAGCTGAAGGCGGTTGTCGATAGCGGAGTGTGGAGGCAGCTTCCGGCTGTCCGGGAGAATCGCGTCATCGTCCTCGATTACAAAACCTTTTTCTACTTTGACCCGATATCCGTCCTCGGCCAGATCGAGGCGTTGGCCGACGTGATCGAGCGCACAACGGGGCGAAACAGAAGCAGTGAGGTCCGAGGTTTCTGGCACGATGGGGGGGGCGGGCCAGTCCTAGAAATTTCTTTGACATGTCTAGTTTTTATGATACAATAG
- a CDS encoding ABC transporter substrate-binding protein yields MFGVVGLWMEPWLTAHYRERLDCSGFRQGEWYSDKTVQWLAANPPDLIMVYREEYTESLWEIAPVFTIPEECSDWREELLVLAAAVGRREQAERWLLLFDERALAVKNKLVVQRARGETFLIEKIVSGKCYVYSNMTSMGGCLIYDVLGLQPPTAVQRNMIEKGLLNIHVPLDDLPDYSADHIFLFLYHSHWPPAECEVLESSVWRGLPAVKNGRVYEPDPNVFYGYDPLAMEKQLDWLEENGPVTFRLNFRHLSAWTNFLPS; encoded by the coding sequence GTGTTTGGCGTCGTCGGCTTGTGGATGGAGCCGTGGCTGACTGCTCATTACCGGGAGCGGCTCGACTGCTCAGGTTTCAGGCAAGGGGAGTGGTACAGCGACAAAACCGTCCAGTGGCTCGCGGCGAATCCGCCCGACCTCATCATGGTGTATCGGGAAGAGTACACCGAGAGCTTGTGGGAGATCGCCCCGGTGTTCACGATTCCCGAGGAATGCAGCGATTGGCGGGAGGAACTGCTCGTGCTCGCGGCAGCCGTGGGGCGTCGCGAACAGGCAGAACGCTGGCTCCTGCTGTTTGACGAAAGAGCTTTGGCGGTAAAAAACAAGCTGGTCGTCCAGCGTGCCCGAGGCGAGACGTTTTTGATCGAGAAAATCGTCTCGGGCAAATGCTACGTTTACAGCAACATGACGAGCATGGGCGGGTGTCTGATATACGATGTGCTGGGCTTGCAGCCGCCGACTGCCGTGCAGCGGAACATGATCGAAAAAGGGCTGCTGAACATACACGTCCCGCTGGACGATCTGCCCGATTACTCCGCCGATCACATTTTTTTGTTCCTCTATCATTCGCATTGGCCCCCCGCCGAGTGCGAGGTATTGGAGTCGAGCGTGTGGCGCGGTCTGCCGGCAGTAAAAAACGGCCGCGTGTACGAGCCGGACCCGAATGTTTTTTACGGGTACGATCCTTTGGCGATGGAGAAGCAATTGGACTGGCTGGAGGAAAATGGTCCAGTCACATTTCGGCTGAATTTTCGTCATTTGTCTGCATGGACAAACTTTCTGCCCTCTTGA
- a CDS encoding helix-turn-helix domain-containing protein, whose protein sequence is MSFVEYLGRVRIRKGQELLQLSDKDLHLIAQETGFANDYYFSRKFKQIVGVPLTVYRKQPKRIAVLMPHATVCLLAWGSSRCLASSACGWSRG, encoded by the coding sequence GTGAGCTTCGTCGAATACCTGGGCCGGGTCCGAATCCGCAAAGGCCAGGAGCTGCTCCAGTTGTCGGACAAAGATTTGCATCTGATTGCGCAGGAAACCGGGTTTGCCAACGATTATTATTTCAGCCGAAAGTTTAAGCAGATTGTGGGCGTTCCGCTGACGGTGTACAGAAAGCAGCCGAAACGAATCGCCGTCCTGATGCCGCACGCCACAGTATGCCTGCTGGCCTGGGGATCGTCCCGGTGTTTGGCGTCGTCGGCTTGTGGATGGAGCCGTGGCTGA